A genomic segment from Spinacia oleracea cultivar Varoflay chromosome 3, BTI_SOV_V1, whole genome shotgun sequence encodes:
- the LOC110774900 gene encoding mediator of RNA polymerase II transcription subunit 33A isoform X2, which translates to MAIATEKNTVWETVVALTKVAQQKGTDPFLWAIQISSNLSCAGVSLPSIELSHTMVSYILWDNNVPSAWKFLERALMLNMVPPLLVLALLSTRVIPCRHSQPTGYRLYMELLKRHAFKLKSQISVPAFGKVMMSIDHVLCLSQIFDSRASEPDILLVEFVFTIVWQLLDALLDDEGLLELTTEKKSLWAITTREMDIDPYDNYDEKKFEQLDRLKRMNTEMAVEIIGQFFQNGVTSRMIFLVRHNMPKQWSAFTERLELLATNSSTLKNPEILSPKMLSKLTSDARKVSSWEYKKSGEVFSAESAFRSMVFPAQCQETYHSGLWLPLDVVLEDMMDGSQVTATSAVEIITGLVKSLQAINNTTWHDTFLALWIGALRFVQRERDPMEGPVPRLDTRMCVLLSITPLVVADLIEEEENPLDESDNWKERHEPYTRRKSLVSCLQILGDFQSLLSPPQSIVSSANLAAARAMMFVAGIDVADGYFECINVNDLPINCTGNMRHLIIEACIARNLLDTSAYFWPGYVNGQINQFPSRIPSQVPGWSSLVQGVSLRPVMINSMVAAPASSLAELEKIFELAVSGSEDEKIYAATILCGASLIRGWNVQEHIVSFITRLLSPPVPADFVGDDSHLIAYAPMLFVLLIGIAPLDCVQIFSLHGLVPQLAASLMTICEVFGSCVPNVSWTVNGEEISAHAVFSNAFALLLKLWRFNHPPLDYGVGDVPPVVSQLTPEYLLLVRNSLLASSGNILKDHNKRRLSAIVGASCPKPIFVDSFPKLKVWYRQHQACIAAPLSGLISESPVHQIVEVLLNMIFRKISRGVKASATSGSSSSSGPASEDSSLRPQMPAWDILEAVPYVVDAALSACAHGQVTPRELATGLKDLADFLPASLATIVSYFSAEVTRGIWKPALMNGTDWPSPAANLSNVEEQIKKILAATGVDVPSLAAVSSPATLPLPLAAFLSLTITYKLDKVSQRFLNLAGPALESLAADCPWPCMPIVASLWTQKAKRWSDFLVFSASRTVFLHDNNAVVQLFRSCFSSTLGLSTNPSTSRGGVAALLGHGFGSHLNGGISPVAPGILYLRVYRSVREIMYMAEEIISLLMQSVREIVGAGTFKQTRKKLKTGPLYGQVSVDAAMTKVKLAASLAATLLWLSGGQSLVQCLLKETLPSWFISVQRCALEEEEESEEIVSAFRGYALAYFAVLCVAFAWGVDSSSAASKRRPIILGHYLEFIASALDGKISLGCDSVVWQAYVSRFISLMVGCTPNWVVEMDVNVLIRLSKGLVQWNEEDIAFALLTTGGMNTMGAAAKLIVESEK; encoded by the exons GGTCATTCCATGCCGACATTCTCAACCCACTGGATATAGGCTCTACATGGAACTTTTGAAGAGACATGCTTTTAAGTTGAAGTCTCAGATCAGTGTGCCTGCTTTTGGAAA AGTCATGATGTCAATTGATCACGTTCTTTGTCTTTCTCAGATATTTGATTCACGAGCAAGTGAACCAGATATTCTTTTGGTTGAATTTGTGTTTACAATTGTGTGGCAGCTGCTTGATGCACTGTTAGATGATGAGGGGTTACTGGAACTTACCACAGAGAAGAAATCTCTCTGGGCAATTACTACTCGAGAGATGGATATTGACCCTTATGATAATTACGACGAGAAGAAGTTCGAACAACTTGACAGATTGAAAAGAATGAATACTGAGATGGCCGTTGAGATTATCGGACAATTTTTTCAAAATGGAGTTACTTCTAGAATGATTTTCTTGGTACGCCATAACAT GCCGAAACAATGGTCAGCCTTTACTGAGAGATTAGAGTTGCTTGCAACAAACTCATCAACATTAAAGAATCCAGAGATTTTAAGTCCCAAAATGCTTTCAAAACTGACTTCTGATGCTCGTAAAGTATCATCCTGGGAGTACAAAAAGTCTGGGGAAGTGTTTTCTGCTGAATCGGCTTTCAGGTCTATGGTTTTTCCTGCTCAATGTCAAGAGACTTATCATTCGGGTTTGTGGCTTCCACTTGATGTAGTTCTGGAGGATATGATGGATGGATCTCAAGTTACAGCAACAAGTGCGGTTGAGATTATTACTG GTTTGGTGAAGTCCCTTCAAGCGATTAACAATACCACTTGGCATGATACCTTTCTAGCCTTGTGGATTGGTGCTCTCCGCTTTGTTCAGAGG GAAAGGGATCCAATGGAGGGGCCAGTTCCTCGCCTTGATACCCGAATGTGCGTTTTGTTGTCTATCACTCCTCTAGTGGTTGCTGATCTCATAGAGGAAGAGGAAAATCCACTTGATGAATCAGATAATTGGAAAGAAAGACATGAGCCGTACACACGTCGCAAAAGTTTGGTTTCCTGCTTGCAGATACTTGGCGATTTCCAGTCCTTGCTGTCCCCACCTCAATCTATTGTTTCTTCTGCCAATTTGGCTGCTGCAAGAGCAATGATGTTTGTTGCAGGCATTGATGTTGCTGATGGATACTTTGAGTGCATTAACGTGAATGATCTACCAATTAATTGTA CTGGGAACATGCGCCACTTAATTATTGAAGCTTGCATAGCCAGGAATTTACTTGATACGTCAGCATATTTTTGGCCAGGCTATGTGAATGGTCAAATAAATCAGTTTCCCAGTCGTATTCCTTCGCAAGTGCCTGGCTGGTCATCATTAGTGCAGGGAGTTTCACTTAGACCTGTGATGATCAATTCTATGGTCGCTGCTCCTGCTTCAAG TTTAGCAGAGCTGGAGAAAATATTTGAGCTTGCAGTGAGTGGATCAGAGGATGAGAAGATTTATGCAGCCACAATTCTTTGCGGGGCATCCTTAATTCGGGGCTGGAATGTGCAG GAGCATATTGTGTCATTTATAACTAGGTTACTGTCTCCACCCGTTCCTGCTGATTTTGTGGGGGATGACAGCCATCTTATAGCATATGCTCCAATGCTTTTTGTGCTTTTGATTGGAATAGCACCACTTGACTGTGTCCAGATCTTCTCGTTGCATGGCTTG GTACCGCAACTTGCTGCATCATTAATGACAATCTGTGAAGTTTTTGGATCTTGTGTGCCTAATGTTTCATGGACAGTCAACGGGGAAGAAATTTCTGCTCATGCTGTTTTTTCCAATGCTTTTGCTCTCCTTTTGAAGCTTTGGCGATTCAATCATCCGCCTCTTGACTATGGTGTGGGGGATGTGCCTCCCGTCGTGTCTCAACTTACTCCGGAGTACCTCTTATTAGTACGGAACTCTCTCCTTGCATCTTCAGGAAATATTCTCAAGGACCATAACAAAAGAAGACTTTCAGCTATTGTTGGTGCATCATGCCCTAAACCAATATTTGtcgattcatttccaaaattgaAAGTCTGGTATCGTCAGCACCAAGCATGCATTGCCGCACCTCTATCTGGTCTAATTTCTGAAAGTCCAGTGCATCAGATTGTTGAGGTGCTTctaaatatgattttcagaaAGATCAGCAGAGGAGTTAAGGCTTCTGCAACCTCTGGAAGTAGTAGTTCTTCTGGGCCTGCTAGTGAAGATAGCTCTTTAAGACCCCAGATGCCTGCTTGGGATATTCTGGAAGCTGTTCCCTATGTTGTTGATGCAGCCTTAAGTGCATGTGCTCATGGACAGGTCACTCCTCGTGAGCTAGCCACAG GGCTTAAAGATCTTGCCGATTTTCTTCCTGCATCTTTGGCGACAATAGTGAGTTACTTCTCTGCTGAAGTGACACGGGGAATATGGAAACCTGCTCTTATGAATGGAACAGATTGGCCAAGCCCTGCTGCAAATCTATCCAATGTAGAGGAACAGATCAAGAAAATACTTGCTGCAACCGGGGTTGACGTTCCCAGCCTTGCTGCAG TAAGCTCTCCAGCTACCCTTCCTCTGCCGTTGGCTGCATTTTTGAGCCTCACTATAACCTATAAACTTGACAAAGTATCGCAGCGTTTCCTGAATCTTGCGGGACCAGCCCTGGAGTCCCTGGCAGCTGACTGTCCATGGCCATGCATGCCTATTGTGGCTTCTTTGTGGACACAAAAGGCAAAGCGGTGGAGTGATTTCCTTGTGTTCTCGGCATCACGTACGGTCTTTCTCCATGACAACAATGCCGTGGTTCAGCTTTTCCGGAGTTGCTTCAGCAGCACACTTGGGCTGAGCACAAACCCTAGTACAAGCAGAGGTGGGGTTGCTGCCCTTCTTGGGCATGGATTTGGGTCTCATTTGAATGGGGGGATATCTCCTGTTGCCCCAGGAATCCTTTACTTGCGTGTATATCGTTCAGTTAGAGAGATTATGTATATGGCAGAGGAAATAATCTCTCTTTTAATGCAGTCTGTTAGAGAGATAGTAGGTGCTGGGACATTTAagcaaacaagaaagaaacTTAAAACTGGACCATTATATGGGCAGGTCTCAGTTGATGCAGCAATGACCAAAGTGAAACTTGCAGCTTCACTTGCTGCAACACTATTGTGGTTATCTGGGGGACAGAGTTTGGTTCAGTGTCTACTAAAAGAAACTCTACCTTCTTGGTTCATATCTGTTCAGAGATGTGCactagaagaagaagaagaatcagaaGAAATAGTTTCAGCATTTAGAGGTTATGCTTTGGCATATTTTGCAGTCTTGTGTGTAGCCTTTGCTTGGGGTGTTGACTCGTCATCAGCAGCATCTAAAAGACGTCCTATAATTCTGGGGCATTACTTGGAATTTATAGCGAGTGCTTTAGATGGTAAGATCTCACTGGGTTGTGATTCAGTTGTTTGGCAGGCTTATGTATCGAGGTTCATAAGCTTGATGGTAGGGTGTACACCAAATTGGGTGGTGGAAATGGACGTGAATGTATTAATTAGATTGAGCAAAGGACTGGTGCAGTGGAATGAGGAGGACATTGCTTTTGCATTGCTTACGACTGGTGGGATGAATACAATGGGTGCAGCTGCAAAGCTCATAGTAGAAAGTGAGAAATGA
- the LOC110774900 gene encoding mediator of RNA polymerase II transcription subunit 33A isoform X1 gives MAIATEKNTVWETVVALTKVAQQKGTDPFLWAIQISSNLSCAGVSLPSIELSHTMVSYILWDNNVPSAWKFLERALMLNMVPPLLVLALLSTRVIPCRHSQPTGYRLYMELLKRHAFKLKSQISVPAFGKVMMSIDHVLCLSQIFDSRASEPDILLVEFVFTIVWQLLDALLDDEGLLELTTEKKSLWAITTREMDIDPYDNYDEKKFEQLDRLKRMNTEMAVEIIGQFFQNGVTSRMIFLVRHNMPKQWSAFTERLELLATNSSTLKNPEILSPKMLSKLTSDARKVSSWEYKKSGEVFSAESAFRSMVFPAQCQETYHSGLWLPLDVVLEDMMDGSQVTATSAVEIITGLVKSLQAINNTTWHDTFLALWIGALRFVQRERDPMEGPVPRLDTRMCVLLSITPLVVADLIEEEENPLDESDNWKERHEPYTRRKSLVSCLQILGDFQSLLSPPQSIVSSANLAAARAMMFVAGIDVADGYFECINVNDLPINCTGNMRHLIIEACIARNLLDTSAYFWPGYVNGQINQFPSRIPSQVPGWSSLVQGVSLRPVMINSMVAAPASSLAELEKIFELAVSGSEDEKIYAATILCGASLIRGWNVQEHIVSFITRLLSPPVPADFVGDDSHLIAYAPMLFVLLIGIAPLDCVQIFSLHGLVPQLAASLMTICEVFGSCVPNVSWTVNGEEISAHAVFSNAFALLLKLWRFNHPPLDYGVGDVPPVVSQLTPEYLLLVRNSLLASSGNILKDHNKRRLSAIVGASCPKPIFVDSFPKLKVWYRQHQACIAAPLSGLISESPVHQIVEVLLNMIFRKISRGVKASATSGSSSSSGPASEDSSLRPQMPAWDILEAVPYVVDAALSACAHGQVTPRELATGLKDLADFLPASLATIVSYFSAEVTRGIWKPALMNGTDWPSPAANLSNVEEQIKKILAATGVDVPSLAAEVSSPATLPLPLAAFLSLTITYKLDKVSQRFLNLAGPALESLAADCPWPCMPIVASLWTQKAKRWSDFLVFSASRTVFLHDNNAVVQLFRSCFSSTLGLSTNPSTSRGGVAALLGHGFGSHLNGGISPVAPGILYLRVYRSVREIMYMAEEIISLLMQSVREIVGAGTFKQTRKKLKTGPLYGQVSVDAAMTKVKLAASLAATLLWLSGGQSLVQCLLKETLPSWFISVQRCALEEEEESEEIVSAFRGYALAYFAVLCVAFAWGVDSSSAASKRRPIILGHYLEFIASALDGKISLGCDSVVWQAYVSRFISLMVGCTPNWVVEMDVNVLIRLSKGLVQWNEEDIAFALLTTGGMNTMGAAAKLIVESEK, from the exons GGTCATTCCATGCCGACATTCTCAACCCACTGGATATAGGCTCTACATGGAACTTTTGAAGAGACATGCTTTTAAGTTGAAGTCTCAGATCAGTGTGCCTGCTTTTGGAAA AGTCATGATGTCAATTGATCACGTTCTTTGTCTTTCTCAGATATTTGATTCACGAGCAAGTGAACCAGATATTCTTTTGGTTGAATTTGTGTTTACAATTGTGTGGCAGCTGCTTGATGCACTGTTAGATGATGAGGGGTTACTGGAACTTACCACAGAGAAGAAATCTCTCTGGGCAATTACTACTCGAGAGATGGATATTGACCCTTATGATAATTACGACGAGAAGAAGTTCGAACAACTTGACAGATTGAAAAGAATGAATACTGAGATGGCCGTTGAGATTATCGGACAATTTTTTCAAAATGGAGTTACTTCTAGAATGATTTTCTTGGTACGCCATAACAT GCCGAAACAATGGTCAGCCTTTACTGAGAGATTAGAGTTGCTTGCAACAAACTCATCAACATTAAAGAATCCAGAGATTTTAAGTCCCAAAATGCTTTCAAAACTGACTTCTGATGCTCGTAAAGTATCATCCTGGGAGTACAAAAAGTCTGGGGAAGTGTTTTCTGCTGAATCGGCTTTCAGGTCTATGGTTTTTCCTGCTCAATGTCAAGAGACTTATCATTCGGGTTTGTGGCTTCCACTTGATGTAGTTCTGGAGGATATGATGGATGGATCTCAAGTTACAGCAACAAGTGCGGTTGAGATTATTACTG GTTTGGTGAAGTCCCTTCAAGCGATTAACAATACCACTTGGCATGATACCTTTCTAGCCTTGTGGATTGGTGCTCTCCGCTTTGTTCAGAGG GAAAGGGATCCAATGGAGGGGCCAGTTCCTCGCCTTGATACCCGAATGTGCGTTTTGTTGTCTATCACTCCTCTAGTGGTTGCTGATCTCATAGAGGAAGAGGAAAATCCACTTGATGAATCAGATAATTGGAAAGAAAGACATGAGCCGTACACACGTCGCAAAAGTTTGGTTTCCTGCTTGCAGATACTTGGCGATTTCCAGTCCTTGCTGTCCCCACCTCAATCTATTGTTTCTTCTGCCAATTTGGCTGCTGCAAGAGCAATGATGTTTGTTGCAGGCATTGATGTTGCTGATGGATACTTTGAGTGCATTAACGTGAATGATCTACCAATTAATTGTA CTGGGAACATGCGCCACTTAATTATTGAAGCTTGCATAGCCAGGAATTTACTTGATACGTCAGCATATTTTTGGCCAGGCTATGTGAATGGTCAAATAAATCAGTTTCCCAGTCGTATTCCTTCGCAAGTGCCTGGCTGGTCATCATTAGTGCAGGGAGTTTCACTTAGACCTGTGATGATCAATTCTATGGTCGCTGCTCCTGCTTCAAG TTTAGCAGAGCTGGAGAAAATATTTGAGCTTGCAGTGAGTGGATCAGAGGATGAGAAGATTTATGCAGCCACAATTCTTTGCGGGGCATCCTTAATTCGGGGCTGGAATGTGCAG GAGCATATTGTGTCATTTATAACTAGGTTACTGTCTCCACCCGTTCCTGCTGATTTTGTGGGGGATGACAGCCATCTTATAGCATATGCTCCAATGCTTTTTGTGCTTTTGATTGGAATAGCACCACTTGACTGTGTCCAGATCTTCTCGTTGCATGGCTTG GTACCGCAACTTGCTGCATCATTAATGACAATCTGTGAAGTTTTTGGATCTTGTGTGCCTAATGTTTCATGGACAGTCAACGGGGAAGAAATTTCTGCTCATGCTGTTTTTTCCAATGCTTTTGCTCTCCTTTTGAAGCTTTGGCGATTCAATCATCCGCCTCTTGACTATGGTGTGGGGGATGTGCCTCCCGTCGTGTCTCAACTTACTCCGGAGTACCTCTTATTAGTACGGAACTCTCTCCTTGCATCTTCAGGAAATATTCTCAAGGACCATAACAAAAGAAGACTTTCAGCTATTGTTGGTGCATCATGCCCTAAACCAATATTTGtcgattcatttccaaaattgaAAGTCTGGTATCGTCAGCACCAAGCATGCATTGCCGCACCTCTATCTGGTCTAATTTCTGAAAGTCCAGTGCATCAGATTGTTGAGGTGCTTctaaatatgattttcagaaAGATCAGCAGAGGAGTTAAGGCTTCTGCAACCTCTGGAAGTAGTAGTTCTTCTGGGCCTGCTAGTGAAGATAGCTCTTTAAGACCCCAGATGCCTGCTTGGGATATTCTGGAAGCTGTTCCCTATGTTGTTGATGCAGCCTTAAGTGCATGTGCTCATGGACAGGTCACTCCTCGTGAGCTAGCCACAG GGCTTAAAGATCTTGCCGATTTTCTTCCTGCATCTTTGGCGACAATAGTGAGTTACTTCTCTGCTGAAGTGACACGGGGAATATGGAAACCTGCTCTTATGAATGGAACAGATTGGCCAAGCCCTGCTGCAAATCTATCCAATGTAGAGGAACAGATCAAGAAAATACTTGCTGCAACCGGGGTTGACGTTCCCAGCCTTGCTGCAG AAGTAAGCTCTCCAGCTACCCTTCCTCTGCCGTTGGCTGCATTTTTGAGCCTCACTATAACCTATAAACTTGACAAAGTATCGCAGCGTTTCCTGAATCTTGCGGGACCAGCCCTGGAGTCCCTGGCAGCTGACTGTCCATGGCCATGCATGCCTATTGTGGCTTCTTTGTGGACACAAAAGGCAAAGCGGTGGAGTGATTTCCTTGTGTTCTCGGCATCACGTACGGTCTTTCTCCATGACAACAATGCCGTGGTTCAGCTTTTCCGGAGTTGCTTCAGCAGCACACTTGGGCTGAGCACAAACCCTAGTACAAGCAGAGGTGGGGTTGCTGCCCTTCTTGGGCATGGATTTGGGTCTCATTTGAATGGGGGGATATCTCCTGTTGCCCCAGGAATCCTTTACTTGCGTGTATATCGTTCAGTTAGAGAGATTATGTATATGGCAGAGGAAATAATCTCTCTTTTAATGCAGTCTGTTAGAGAGATAGTAGGTGCTGGGACATTTAagcaaacaagaaagaaacTTAAAACTGGACCATTATATGGGCAGGTCTCAGTTGATGCAGCAATGACCAAAGTGAAACTTGCAGCTTCACTTGCTGCAACACTATTGTGGTTATCTGGGGGACAGAGTTTGGTTCAGTGTCTACTAAAAGAAACTCTACCTTCTTGGTTCATATCTGTTCAGAGATGTGCactagaagaagaagaagaatcagaaGAAATAGTTTCAGCATTTAGAGGTTATGCTTTGGCATATTTTGCAGTCTTGTGTGTAGCCTTTGCTTGGGGTGTTGACTCGTCATCAGCAGCATCTAAAAGACGTCCTATAATTCTGGGGCATTACTTGGAATTTATAGCGAGTGCTTTAGATGGTAAGATCTCACTGGGTTGTGATTCAGTTGTTTGGCAGGCTTATGTATCGAGGTTCATAAGCTTGATGGTAGGGTGTACACCAAATTGGGTGGTGGAAATGGACGTGAATGTATTAATTAGATTGAGCAAAGGACTGGTGCAGTGGAATGAGGAGGACATTGCTTTTGCATTGCTTACGACTGGTGGGATGAATACAATGGGTGCAGCTGCAAAGCTCATAGTAGAAAGTGAGAAATGA